GGCGCTGTTCCAATCGCCGCCGCTGGAAGTCCGCACGGACAGCGGGTTCGACAGGATCGGCAGCGTGTTGCCGCCGAGCGCCAGGATGGTGAACTCGGCGCTGAGGACGGTCTGCGTCGATCGGGTGGCGCGCTCCTGCTCGATGCGGTCGGGGTCGTAGGGGCTGATCGAGAAATCTTCGCCCAACCTCTCCACGCTGGTCGTGAAGCCGGAGGGCCGCCAGCCGTCATCGGAGTACTGGTCCAGGACCTCCTGGCGGACGTAGAACGGCTGGCCATCGGCCTTCACCCGGAACAGCGGCACCTGCTTGGGCCGCTGCAGAGAACCCTGCAGGGAAGCAAGGTTGTTCAACACGACCTGGCCGTTGCCGGAACCGGTGCCGTTGCCGTCCTGCTGGGTGGCCCGGGCCAGCACGTTGACCGACACCGACGGCAGCAGCAGCGGAACCAGCAGGGCAGCCACCACGCCGGTCACGGCCATTCGCCGGGCGCCGCCGAGCCGGCCCGCCGAACCGTCCACCGACGGCCCCCAGGCCCGGTCCTGCAACCGGGTGCCCGACAGCAGGATCAGCAGGAAACCGCCGGCGGCAGCGGCGAACCAGACCGGGTGAGCGGCGTCCGACGAGGTCGCCGAGGCGATTGCCAGCACTTCCAGCAGCGGCGCCGCGGCCAGCAGCGGGCGGCGCAGCACCACCGCGAGGACGTCGGTCAGCGCCACCAGCCCCACCAGCGCCGAGGCGACCAGCAGCCGTAGCGCGGCGGTGGAGGCCAGCGGCGCGTTCTCCTGCTGGATCGAGGTGCTCGCCGCCGTGACCAGGTCACCGATGTCTGTCAGCGACGAGGGCGTGGGCAGCACGCCCATCCACAGGTGCTGGGGGACGAAGACCCACAGCACCATCAGCACCGATGCCAGCAGGCCCACCAGGCTGTGCCACCAGCGTGGCGTCGAGCGCATCCGGAACAGCGCGACGACGGCCAGGTAGGGCAGCACGCAGCCCACGCTCACCATCAACCAGGCCCAGTCGGTGAAGACCGAGCGCAGCGGCAGGGTGGTCAGCAGCACGCCGGCGGCGACGGTGCCGGTGGCGGCCGCGACTACCGGGTCCGGCCCGGCGGTGTACTTGGCAGGTGCGGTCATCGGGCACTCCCAACGCGTGCGGAGAGAAGGCTGGGCCAGAGATCGCCGACTTCGTCGCCGGCTTCGGCCGACACCACCCGCCAGCCGGCGGCGCGCAAGGCGTCGGCGGTGGACTGCCAGGCGGCCTCGGCCAGCAGGTCACGGGTGTCGCTGTTCCAGGTCCAGGGCCGTAGCAGCAGGGCCACCGCCGAGCCGGGGGACTGGGGCCGGCTCAGCAGCCCGCTGATCGAGCTCTTGGGGGAGGCCGCCAGCACCGCGAACACGGCGGCGTCGCGGCCCAGCCCGGTCAGCGCGGCCGCCAGCGGCTCGAGGTCGGCGCGCAGGGCGGGCTTGACGTCGGCGAGCATGTCCAGGATCGCCGCGGGGGTGTCGTGCGCGACCTGACCCTCACCGGTCACCACCGCTACCCGCCGGCCCTGCTCGGCCAGGTGGCAGCCGATGCTGGCAGCGGCCGAGATGGCCCATTCCAGGGCCGCCGAGTCCGGCTGGGCCGGTGTCGTGGGGTAGACCATCGCCCGGTGGTCCAGCAGCACCAGGGACTCACCGTGCCAGGGCCGTTCCTCCTGCCGGACCATGAAGGCGCCGGAGCGGGCGGTGCTGCGCCAGTGGATCTTGCGCAGGTCATCGCCGTGGCGGTACTCGCGCACCGAGGCGTCATCCGAACCGCCGACACCGACCGAGTGGCTGAGGGTGGCGGCGCCGTCGCGCCAGGCGACCGGCAGCGCCAGGCGCGCCAGCTGGGTGGTCGCCGGCCGGACGATCAGCTCTCCCACGTCGGTGGATCGGGTGTCGGCGGTGACCAGGCCGAACGGGTCACTGGCCATCACGGTGGTGGGCCCGACCGTGTACCGGCCGCGGCGCAGCGCGGGCAGCGGGTAGGCAACCGTGCGGCGCTGCCGGCCGCGAACCCCGGCCACGCTGAATCGCAGCGGACGCCCGCCCGGGACCGTCTCGGTGACCCGCAACGGCCCGGTGCCGAAGCTGTGCGGGTTGCCCAGCACCAGCCGGACCTGGGCCTGCTCGCCGACCGTGATACGCGACGGGGTCACCGCGTGGCCGATCCGCAGGCCGGAGCGGGCTTGCCGGACGGCCAGCCAGGCCGGCACCGGCAGCACCAGCAGCAGCACGCCCAGGCGCTGCAGGTCCAGCACGCCCAGCATCAGCCCGGTGGCCAGCGAGATCAGTCCCACTGTGATGAAGGTGCGGCCGCGGCTGGACAACGCCACCCGCTGGCTTCCGATCGAGGTGGTATCGATCAGCGGAGGCGCTGCCGAAGAACCGCCACCGGTTCGAATCGTCGCCACGACACCTGCCCTATCCGCGTGGGCTGGCTACCGGAATCGGGACCTTCGTCACGATCTCTGCCAGCAGGTCTTCAGGTGAGCGACCGGCCACGGTGGCGGTGGCCGCCGGGATCAACCGGTGGGCCAGCACCGGCACGGCCAGTTTCTGCACGTCATCGGGCAGCACGTAGTCCCGACCGGCCAGCGCCGCCGCGGCCTTGGCGGTGCGCAGCAGGTGCAGCGAGGCGCGCGGTGAGGCGCCGAGCCGGATCTCGGGATGGTTGCGGCTGGCCTCGGCCAGCGAGACGACGTAGTCCTTCACCGACTCCACCACGTGCACGGTCCGGACGGTCTCGATCAGGGCGCGGATGTGGGCGGCGTCGGAGACCGGCTGCAGCATCGACAGCGGGTCCACGGTGGTCTGGTCGCTGAGCATGGCGATCTCGGCGCTGCGGTCGGGGTAGCCGAGTGAGATCTTGCCGGTGAAACGGTCGCGCTGGGCTTCGGGCAGGGCGTAGGTGCCCTCCATCTCCACCGGGTTCTGGGTGGCCAGCACCAGGAACGGCGACTGCAGCGCGTAGCGCACGCCGTCGACGGTCACCTGCCGCTCGGCCATGCACTCCAGCAGCGCCGCCTGGGTCTTGGGGGAGGCGCGGTTGATCTCGTCGCCGAGCAGGATGTTGGCGAAGACCGGGCCGGGCTTGAACTCGAAATCGCTGGACTCGGCGTTGTAGATGGAAACGCCGGTGACGTCGCTGGGCAGCAGGTCCGGGGTGAACTGGATCCGCCGCACCGAGCAGTCGATGGATCGGGCCAGCGCCTTGGCGAAGGTGGTCTTGCCGACGCCGGGCACGTCCTCGATCAGCAGGTGGCCCTCGGCCAGCAGCACGGTGACGCCGAGCCGGATCACCTCGTGCTTGCCGGCGATCACCTTCTCGATGTTGGCGATGATGCGCTCAGCGGCCGGGCCGACGTCGGCGACCGAGAGCGCGGATCCCGCCGTCGAGGGACTTGCCAGGCCATTGGCGCTCGGTGGCGAGCCGTGACCGTTCTGCTGCGCGGAACCGGCCGCCGACTGAGCGGCCTGAGCTGCTGCATGTGTCACTACGGAATCCGTCCTGTTGCTCCGAGGGCCGCCGACAGGTCGAACTGCCTGGCACACCCTCAGGGTTGTCGAGAAGCGGGCGTAAGTCGAGGGCCCACGTCAGACGTCGACCCGTTTGGGGTCCAGGGTAGTTGCTCAAGCGGCCCGGGGTGAGCCTCTCGGGGCATCCAACTGGCTCCTCACCTGTGAGCCAGATAGGAGTCTGCGCACCGCGGGTGCACGCCGCCGCGTGTCGCCGGCTCAGAGGTGCGTGCCGAGCAGATCGCCGGTGGGGAATCCCCACCACGACTTGGCGACCTTTTGTCCGGGTTAGCGGATCTTTAATGGCTCGCAGTCACCATTTTGCTCGACATTTCCGCGAAACAGTGGTGAACAGTGGGGTATGGTGGGCCGTAGTGGGGATAGTGTTAAGTCCTCGTCTAGTCAGTGTCAGGGAGGTGGGCCATGTTTCTCGGTACCCACACCCCTCGGCTGGACGACAAGGGCCGCCTGGCGCTGCCCGCGAAGTTCCGTACCGAGCTGGAAGGGGGGCTGGTGATCACCAAAGGCCAGGAACGCTGCCTCTTCGTGTTCCCGATGGCTGAGTTCAGCCGGATCACCGAACTGCTCCGCTCGGCTCCGGTCACCCAGCGCAGCGTCCGGGACTACAGCCGGGTGTTCTTCGCCAGCGCCTCGCACGAGGTGCCGGACGGTCAGGGCCGGATCACCGTGCCCAGCCAGTTGCGCGAGTACGCCGGGCTGTCCAAGGACTGCGTCGTGATCGGCGCCAACAGCCGGGTCGAGGTCTGGGACTCCGGGGCGTGGCAGAGCTACCTCGAGAGCACCGAGCAGTCCTTCGCCGACGCCGAGGAGGTGCTGCCCGGCCTGCTCTAGGCACCCGTCCAGGGCTCAGGCACTCCAGCACTCGCCACGTCACGGCGCGCCGTCCGGCACCTGCGGACCGGCCTCCTCCCGCCACCTCTCGTTCCACCTGACGCACTTCCCCGGCGCCAGGCGGAACGGACATCCGGCAGGCGGGCGGGGACCAGTCGGCATGAGGCGGACGCCACCGCGACAGACCGCCGGCTCGATCAGCAACAGCGCACCACCCGAGATGTTCAGGAGTCACCGCATGGGCGAACCGGAGCCGCCGGCCCCGGCTGGGCACGTCCCGGTGCTGCTGGACCGGGTCCTGGAACTGCTTGCCCCCGCAGTGGACCGACCCGGCGCGGTGCTCGTCGATGCCACCCTCGGCCTCGGCGGCCACAGCGCCGCGCTGCTGCGGGCGCATCCCGGCCTCACCCTGGTGGGCCTGGACCGCGACCGGCACGCGCTGCGTCTGGCTGCCCAGCGGCTGGCCGAGTATGCCGGGCGCACCCATCTGGTGCACGCCGTCTATGACCAGCTTCCCCAGGTGCTCGACGAGCTCGAACTCACCGGGATCGACGGCGCGCTCTTCGACCTCGGGGTCTCCTCCATGCAACTCGACCTGGTCGAGCGCGGCTTCTCCTACGCCCACGACGCGCCGCTGGACATGCGGATGGACGATGAGGACCTGCTGACCGCCGAGGAGGTCGTGAACAGCTATCCGGTGCCGCGACTGGCCCGGGTGCTGCGCGACTACGGCGAGGAGCGGTTCGCTCTGCGGATCGCCCAGGCGATCGGACGCCGCCGCGCCGAGCACCGGCTGACCTCCACCGCCGAGCTGGCCGAGCTGGTGCGCCAGGCGATCCCGGCGGCGACCCGCCGGACCGGAGGCCATCCCGCCAAGCGCACCTTCCAGGCCCTGCGGATCGAGGTCAACTCAGAACTGGCCGCGGTCCAGGCGGCGATTCCCGCCGCGTTGCAAGCGCTGAGCGTCGGGGGACGCATCGTGGTGCTGGCCTACCACTCGCTGGAGGATCGGATCGTCAAGCGGAGCTTCGCCGAACTGGCCCTGGACCGGACACCGCCGGACCTTCCGGTGGCGATCGCGGCCGCCGGCCCGCAGATCAGGCTGTTGAGCCGGGGATCCGAGCCCGCCACCGAGGCCGAGGTCGCGGCCAATCCGCGGGCCGCCTCGGTGCGGCTGCGAGCCGCCGAACGAATCCGGGAGGCGGCATGACCGCGCGTCCGCCGATCGTCCGGCTCAGCAACCGGCTGAGCAGTCTGCCGCTGCCGGTGCTGCTGGGGCTCATGCTGGTCGCGGGGCTGTGCGCGCTGCTGGCGTTGAACACCGCCTCGGCCGCCCAGGAGCTCAAGCAGCGCTCGCTGAACGACAGCAACGCCGCGCTGTCTGACCTGGAGCAGCAACTGATGCGTGACCTGGCGGCCAAGCAGGCGCCGGCCTCGCTGGCCGCGGCCGCCGCCGCGCAGGGCCTGGTGCCCAACCCGAACCCGGCCTTTCTCCGGCTCAACGCCGACGGCTCGGTCACGGTGCTGGGCTCACCGGCAGCAGCCAGTGTCGCCGCGCCTCCGGCCGCTGCGCCCCGGCCGTCCGCGACTGCCACTGCTCGTGCGACTGCGACTGCTGGCGCGACGCCGACGAAGCCAGCGCCCAGTTCGTCCGCCCCAGCAGGGCAGGCGGCCAGCTCGACGGCCCGGCCCGCCCCGACGTCCAGCAGGTCCGCCAGCCGGCCGGCCGCCAGCAGCACTCGACCGGCCCCGGTGGTGACCGTGACGGTGACCCGGCCCGCCGCGCCCCCGAAGCCCTCGAGCGCTGCCAGCACGACGACCCCCACCTCGCCCGGAGGGCAGTGATGACCCGACCACCCCGGCAACCGCCGGTCACACCGCCCCGGCCGGGGGCACAGCGGCCCGGCCGGCAGCCGGTTCAGCCGGCGCCCGATCGGCCCCGAACCCCGGCAGGGCAACCTGCCGGCCCGCGCGAGCCGCACCGGGCCGGCGCGAGCGCGGCGCCTCGCCAGGCTCCCGGGTCGCGCCAGGCTCCCGGGTCGCGCCAGGCTGAAGGACCACGCCAGGCTGAAGGACCGCGGCAAGCACCAGGACGGCAGGCTCCGGCGCAGCGGCAGGCTGCGAACGCACGGCCGGCTTCGGCGCAGCGGCCGGCACCGGCACGGCCCGCCCCGGCCGCTCAGCGCGATCCGGGCCGCCGGCCGCCGGTGACCCAGCACGACCGGGCCCCTCAGCACGACCGGGCCCCTCAGCACGACCGGGCTCCGCAGCGCGACCCGGGCAGCCGGCCGCCGGTCCAGCGGCAGCGCCCGGCCGTGCCGCGGCGGCCGGCCGCCCCCCGCCCTCGTCCGGCCCGGCGGCCCGTCGGCATCCGCCTGGGCAGGTCGAGGCGGCGGCTCTGGGCAGGCGTGGCGGCGGTCAGCCTGCTGCTGTCGGTGGTGTTCGTCCGGCTGGTGTGGCTGCAGGGCATGGACTCCGCCGGTTACGCGCTGGCGGCCTCTGACGAGAAGCGCGAGTTCGTGACCCTGCACGCGGCCCGGGGGTCGATCGTGGACCGCAACGGCGTGCCGCTGGCCTACACCGCCGACGCCAAGGACATCGTCGCCGATCCGACGATGGTGGACCCGGGCAACCGGTTGGACTACGCCACGATGCTCTCGCCGCTGATCGGCAAGTCGGTGGTCGCGATCGCCGACCAGCTCAGCCTGAACTCGCGCTACGCGCTGCTGGCCACCGCGCTCTCACCGGCGGCCGCCAACCAGATCGAGGCCCTGCGGCTGGACGGCAAGCCACTGCCGGGCATCTTCGCCCAGGCCACCTCGCAGCGGCTCTATCCCGGCAAGACCACCGGCGCGAACGTGATCGGCCTGGTCCTGTCCGACGGCCTCGGGGCCGAAGGCATCGAGCACAGCTACGACTCGCTGCTCAAGGGCGCGGACGGCTCGGTCAGCTACCAGAAGGACTCGGTCGGCAACGTCAATCCGGCCGGCCCGATCAAGCGCAAGGCGGCGATCGACGGCGGCACGGTGCGGCTCACGATCGACCAGGACCTGCAGTTCATGACCCAGAAGTACCTCGAGGACACGGTCAAGCGAACCAGGGCCAAGGGGGGTCAGGTGACCGTCCTGGACGCCCGGACCGGTCAGGTCCTGGCGCTGGCCGCCAGCAGCTCCTTCAACCCGCAGGACCCGGCCAGCATCAA
This is a stretch of genomic DNA from Jatrophihabitans sp.. It encodes these proteins:
- a CDS encoding penicillin-binding protein 2, encoding MTQHDRAPQHDRAPQHDRAPQRDPGSRPPVQRQRPAVPRRPAAPRPRPARRPVGIRLGRSRRRLWAGVAAVSLLLSVVFVRLVWLQGMDSAGYALAASDEKREFVTLHAARGSIVDRNGVPLAYTADAKDIVADPTMVDPGNRLDYATMLSPLIGKSVVAIADQLSLNSRYALLATALSPAAANQIEALRLDGKPLPGIFAQATSQRLYPGKTTGANVIGLVLSDGLGAEGIEHSYDSLLKGADGSVSYQKDSVGNVNPAGPIKRKAAIDGGTVRLTIDQDLQFMTQKYLEDTVKRTRAKGGQVTVLDARTGQVLALAASSSFNPQDPASIKTGQSLNPNVQQVFEPGSVNKIVAISAALEKGLITPRTVLTVPQTVHTGGITVRDAWWHPEQKFTATGVLAQSSNVGTLAIADMVGKQSFNEYLQRFGVGQKTGVELPGESAGLLPAIGSWSDSSFANLPIGQGVAMTSLQLASMYQTVANDGVRVPPRIVGSVTNPDGSVTPTAQPAGVRVLSTPTARTLRTMLESVTLKGGTGVKAAIPGYRVAGKTGTAQQPDPATGRYSDSSYWLTFAGVAPADNPRFTIAIMIDKPAGGMHGGDVAAPLFRQIASYELSAAKIAPSGSQSVLVPLTLD
- the mraZ gene encoding division/cell wall cluster transcriptional repressor MraZ → MFLGTHTPRLDDKGRLALPAKFRTELEGGLVITKGQERCLFVFPMAEFSRITELLRSAPVTQRSVRDYSRVFFASASHEVPDGQGRITVPSQLREYAGLSKDCVVIGANSRVEVWDSGAWQSYLESTEQSFADAEEVLPGLL
- a CDS encoding DUF58 domain-containing protein codes for the protein MATIRTGGGSSAAPPLIDTTSIGSQRVALSSRGRTFITVGLISLATGLMLGVLDLQRLGVLLLVLPVPAWLAVRQARSGLRIGHAVTPSRITVGEQAQVRLVLGNPHSFGTGPLRVTETVPGGRPLRFSVAGVRGRQRRTVAYPLPALRRGRYTVGPTTVMASDPFGLVTADTRSTDVGELIVRPATTQLARLALPVAWRDGAATLSHSVGVGGSDDASVREYRHGDDLRKIHWRSTARSGAFMVRQEERPWHGESLVLLDHRAMVYPTTPAQPDSAALEWAISAAASIGCHLAEQGRRVAVVTGEGQVAHDTPAAILDMLADVKPALRADLEPLAAALTGLGRDAAVFAVLAASPKSSISGLLSRPQSPGSAVALLLRPWTWNSDTRDLLAEAAWQSTADALRAAGWRVVSAEAGDEVGDLWPSLLSARVGSAR
- a CDS encoding MoxR family ATPase, coding for MTHAAAQAAQSAAGSAQQNGHGSPPSANGLASPSTAGSALSVADVGPAAERIIANIEKVIAGKHEVIRLGVTVLLAEGHLLIEDVPGVGKTTFAKALARSIDCSVRRIQFTPDLLPSDVTGVSIYNAESSDFEFKPGPVFANILLGDEINRASPKTQAALLECMAERQVTVDGVRYALQSPFLVLATQNPVEMEGTYALPEAQRDRFTGKISLGYPDRSAEIAMLSDQTTVDPLSMLQPVSDAAHIRALIETVRTVHVVESVKDYVVSLAEASRNHPEIRLGASPRASLHLLRTAKAAAALAGRDYVLPDDVQKLAVPVLAHRLIPAATATVAGRSPEDLLAEIVTKVPIPVASPRG
- the rsmH gene encoding 16S rRNA (cytosine(1402)-N(4))-methyltransferase RsmH; its protein translation is MGEPEPPAPAGHVPVLLDRVLELLAPAVDRPGAVLVDATLGLGGHSAALLRAHPGLTLVGLDRDRHALRLAAQRLAEYAGRTHLVHAVYDQLPQVLDELELTGIDGALFDLGVSSMQLDLVERGFSYAHDAPLDMRMDDEDLLTAEEVVNSYPVPRLARVLRDYGEERFALRIAQAIGRRRAEHRLTSTAELAELVRQAIPAATRRTGGHPAKRTFQALRIEVNSELAAVQAAIPAALQALSVGGRIVVLAYHSLEDRIVKRSFAELALDRTPPDLPVAIAAAGPQIRLLSRGSEPATEAEVAANPRAASVRLRAAERIREAA